From a region of the Panicum virgatum strain AP13 chromosome 2K, P.virgatum_v5, whole genome shotgun sequence genome:
- the LOC120672138 gene encoding pre-mRNA-splicing factor 38-like codes for MANRTDPLAKSIHGTNPQNLVEKIVRSKIYQSTYWKEQCFGLTAETLVDKAMELDHTGGTYGGNRKPTPFLCLALKMLQIQPDKDIVVEFIKNEDYKYVRVLGAFYLRLTGTVADVYQYLEPLYNDYRKIRHKLSDGQFTLTHVDEFIDELLTKDYSCDTALPRIQKRWVLEASGTLEPRRSALEDDFEEEEEDKEEEQPMEIDEPNGREKDNHRGRSPARERDRDRDRDRDRKHERHHRDRDYDRDRDYDRDYGRGRERDRDRDRERDRNRDRDRDRHRLRDDDYGRDRDRDRERDGRERERRDRDRGRHRSRSRSRDRRDRDREDGEYRRRRGRGSASPRGRGEDGVTREEPKRRKEKKEKKGEGNAPDPTDPEIIEMNKLRASLGLKPLK; via the exons ATGGCGAACCGCACGGACCCCCTCGCGAAGAGCATCCACGGGACGAACCCGCAGAACCTGGTGGAGAAGATTGTGCGCTCCAAGATCTATCAGAGCACCTACTGGAAGGAGCAGTGCTTCGGCCTCACCGCCGAGACGCTGGTCGACAAGGCCATGGAGCTCGACCACACCGGCGGGACCTACGGCGGGAACCGCAAGCCCACCCCGTTCCTCTGCCTCGCGCTCAAGATGCTGCAGATCCAGCCCGACAAGGACATCGTCGTCGAGTTCATCAAGAACGAGGACTATAA ATATGTTCGCGTTCTTGGGGCCTTCTACCTGCGCCTCACCGGCACCGTCGCCGATGTCTACCAGTATCTGGAGCCGCTCTACAATGACTACCGCAAGATCAGGCACAAGCTCAGCGATGGAC AGTTCACACTTACCCATGTTGATGAGTTCATCGATGAGTTGCTGACCAAGGACTACTCCTGTGATACAGCCCTGCCCCGTATCCAGAAAAG ATGGGTTCTTGAAGCATCTGGAACTCTAGAACCAAGAAGAAGTGCACTTGAGGATGAttttgaggaagaagaggaagacaagGAGGAAGAACAACCTATGGAAATCGATGAGCCTAATGGCCGTGAAAAG GATAATCATCGTGGAAGGAGCCCTGCAAGGGAACGGGATAGGGATCGGGACCGAGACCGGGACAGGAAACATGAAAGGCACCACAG GGACCGAGATTATGATAGAGACCGGGACTATGATAGAGACTATGGGAGAGGACGGGAAAGAGACCGAGATAGAGATCGTGAAAGGGACAGAAACAGGGATAGGGATCGTGATCGTCACCGCCTGCGAGATGATGATTACGGCCGAGACAGGGACCGAGACCGTGAGAGGGATGGTAGGGAAAGGGAACGCCGAGACAGAGACCGTGGTAGGCACAGGAGCCGCTCAAGGAGCAGGGATCGACGAGACAGAGACCGTGAAGATGGAGAGTACCGCAGGAGGCGTGGTCGTGGCAGTGCTAGTCCTCGAGGGCGTGGCGAGGATGGCGTCACAAGAGAGGAACCGAAGAggaggaaggaaaagaaagagaagaagggtGAAGGGAATGCTCCGGATCCGACTGATCCTGAGATCATAGAAATGAACAAGCTCCGGGCCTCTCTAGGGTTGAAACCGCTTAAGTAG